From Sediminibacterium sp. TEGAF015, a single genomic window includes:
- the aspS gene encoding aspartate--tRNA ligase translates to MYRSNTCGELRISNVGSETVLAGWVQTVRKFGAITFVDLRDRYGITQLLFGENLAKQLEEQPLGREFVLQAKGMVQERSNKNPNLPTGDIEIVVNEFTILNKSAVPPFTIQDDTDGGDDLRMKYRFLDLRRNVVKRNLELRYAVNRSARNYLHENHFMDIETPFLIKSTPEGARDFVVPSRMNPGQFYALPQSPQTFKQLLMVSGYDRYYQIVKCFRDEDLRADRQPEFTQIDCEMAFVEQEDILQMFEGMVKRIFKDVKNIDYTENVERMSWEDAMWNYGNDKPDIRFGMKLSNLKSAFLKAGKIAATGELINGAGFGVFDNAETVLAIAVPGCAEYTRKQTDELTEWVKRPQIGMQGMVFIKCNADGTYKSSVDKFYSEDKLKAIADSAGAQAGDLVLILAGREERTRKAISELRLEMGKKLGLRKDNEFKLLWVMDFPLFEYAEEENRWVARHHPFTSPKPDQIDIMINNNPVIENADKYLEHPYSNIKANAYDMVLNGNEIGGGSIRIYQRPLQEKMFAALGMTEEEAQHKFGFLLGAFEYGAPPHGGIAFGFDRLCSILGGSESIRDFIAFPKNNSGRDVMLDAPSSIDDKQFDELQIKLNLK, encoded by the coding sequence ATGTATCGTTCAAATACTTGCGGAGAATTGAGAATCTCCAATGTTGGCTCGGAAACCGTTTTAGCGGGTTGGGTTCAGACTGTTAGAAAATTTGGTGCCATTACTTTCGTGGATTTGAGAGATCGCTACGGAATTACACAGTTGTTATTTGGTGAAAACCTGGCAAAACAACTGGAGGAACAGCCGTTAGGCCGCGAGTTTGTTTTGCAGGCCAAGGGAATGGTGCAGGAGAGAAGTAATAAAAATCCCAATTTACCGACTGGAGATATTGAAATAGTGGTAAATGAGTTTACCATATTGAATAAGTCGGCGGTGCCTCCTTTCACCATTCAAGATGATACGGATGGGGGGGATGATTTAAGAATGAAGTATCGCTTTTTGGATTTAAGAAGAAATGTGGTAAAACGAAATCTGGAATTGCGTTATGCAGTGAACCGTTCTGCCAGAAATTATCTGCATGAGAATCATTTCATGGATATTGAAACCCCTTTCTTAATTAAATCTACACCTGAAGGGGCCAGAGACTTTGTAGTTCCATCCAGAATGAATCCAGGTCAGTTTTATGCATTGCCACAAAGTCCGCAAACTTTCAAGCAATTGTTGATGGTGAGCGGTTATGATCGTTATTATCAGATTGTAAAATGTTTCAGAGATGAAGATTTGCGTGCAGATCGTCAGCCTGAGTTTACACAGATTGACTGTGAAATGGCATTTGTAGAACAGGAAGATATTCTGCAAATGTTTGAGGGTATGGTGAAGCGAATATTCAAGGATGTTAAGAATATAGACTATACAGAAAACGTAGAACGCATGTCGTGGGAAGATGCCATGTGGAATTACGGAAATGACAAACCGGATATTCGTTTTGGAATGAAACTCTCCAATCTGAAGAGCGCATTTTTGAAAGCAGGTAAAATTGCTGCAACAGGGGAGCTCATTAATGGAGCAGGTTTTGGTGTGTTTGATAATGCTGAAACTGTTCTGGCAATTGCTGTTCCGGGTTGTGCTGAATATACCCGTAAACAAACGGATGAATTGACAGAGTGGGTGAAAAGACCACAGATTGGTATGCAAGGCATGGTATTTATCAAATGCAATGCAGACGGTACTTACAAGAGCAGCGTAGATAAATTTTATTCAGAAGATAAGTTAAAAGCAATAGCTGATTCTGCTGGAGCCCAAGCTGGAGATTTAGTGTTGATTTTGGCTGGTCGTGAAGAAAGAACCCGAAAAGCCATTAGCGAACTGCGTTTGGAGATGGGCAAAAAATTGGGCTTGCGAAAAGACAATGAATTCAAGTTACTCTGGGTGATGGACTTTCCATTATTTGAATATGCAGAAGAGGAGAACCGCTGGGTAGCCAGACACCATCCTTTCACTTCTCCTAAACCAGATCAAATTGATATCATGATCAATAACAATCCGGTGATTGAGAATGCAGACAAATACCTGGAGCACCCGTATTCCAATATCAAAGCCAATGCTTATGATATGGTGTTAAACGGAAATGAAATAGGCGGTGGATCTATCCGTATTTATCAGCGTCCATTGCAGGAGAAAATGTTTGCTGCATTGGGTATGACCGAAGAAGAAGCACAACATAAGTTTGGATTCTTATTGGGTGCATTTGAATATGGCGCGCCTCCACACGGTGGTATTGCATTCGGATTCGATCGTTTGTGTTCTATATTAGGCGGTAGTGAAAGCATTCGTGATTTTATTGCCTTCCCTAAGAACAATAGCGGAAGAGATGTGATGCTGGATGCGCCTAGTAGCATTGATGACAAGCAATTTGATGAATTACAGATAAAATTGAATTTGAAATAA
- a CDS encoding MFS transporter, with amino-acid sequence MGHKTLSKQTNRLAIGTYFFIAGITFASWASRIPDIKQKLELNDAELGGILFALPTGSMVSLPISGWLVAKLGSRTVMLLAALCYPLVLSLLGTADSVVILTSLLFLFGLLGNMMNISVNTQAVAVEELYGKSIMASFHGIWSLAGFTGAAVGTLMISLGFIPLQHFLIVALIMMAMALIMKFGRMPKDAVTGNQPIFVKPDASLLKLGLISFCCMAAEGTMFDWSGIYFQKVVQAPPSLVTLGYSAFMGTMALGRFLGDGLVLRFGRKEILQASGGIIAAGLLLAVFFPSIVTATIGFLMVGFGVSSVVPIVYSQAGKSEKMSPGMALAAVSSIGFFGFFIGPPLIGFIAEAFGLQWSFGIIAILGFGTTVLARFTKFKS; translated from the coding sequence ATGGGTCATAAAACACTGTCGAAGCAAACAAATCGACTGGCAATCGGAACATATTTTTTTATCGCTGGAATTACATTTGCCAGCTGGGCCAGCAGAATCCCCGACATCAAACAAAAACTGGAACTCAATGATGCCGAACTGGGTGGTATTCTATTTGCGTTACCAACCGGATCAATGGTCAGTTTACCCATTTCAGGATGGCTGGTAGCAAAATTGGGAAGCAGAACCGTAATGCTCCTGGCGGCTCTTTGCTATCCATTGGTATTGAGTTTACTGGGAACGGCCGATTCTGTTGTAATACTAACTAGCTTATTATTTTTATTTGGGTTATTAGGGAATATGATGAATATATCCGTAAACACACAGGCTGTAGCTGTGGAAGAACTGTATGGTAAATCTATTATGGCTTCTTTTCACGGTATCTGGAGTTTGGCAGGATTCACCGGTGCGGCAGTGGGTACTTTAATGATTTCACTGGGATTCATCCCGCTGCAACATTTTTTAATAGTTGCCCTTATTATGATGGCCATGGCGCTGATTATGAAGTTTGGCAGAATGCCCAAAGATGCAGTAACTGGTAATCAACCCATTTTTGTAAAACCAGATGCTTCCCTTTTAAAATTGGGATTAATCTCTTTCTGTTGCATGGCAGCAGAAGGTACCATGTTCGACTGGAGCGGCATTTACTTCCAAAAAGTGGTACAAGCACCTCCATCTCTGGTAACATTAGGCTACTCAGCTTTTATGGGAACGATGGCATTGGGAAGATTTTTAGGAGACGGACTGGTATTACGATTTGGCAGAAAAGAAATATTACAGGCAAGCGGGGGGATTATAGCTGCCGGATTGTTGCTGGCGGTTTTCTTTCCATCCATCGTTACTGCAACAATTGGTTTTTTAATGGTTGGTTTCGGAGTTTCTTCTGTAGTACCAATCGTTTATAGTCAGGCAGGTAAATCAGAAAAAATGAGTCCGGGTATGGCATTGGCTGCTGTATCCAGTATCGGGTTCTTCGGATTTTTTATAGGTCCTCCTTTAATAGGATTCATAGCAGAGGCTTTTGGATTACAATGGTCATTTGGCATCATTGCTATACTGGGATTTGGAACTACCGTTCTTGCAAGATTCACTAAATTTAAATCGTAA
- the accB gene encoding acetyl-CoA carboxylase biotin carboxyl carrier protein: MDLKQIHELIKIINKSNIGEISIEDKDGKVTIKQKEEPTVTVAAAPSHQVYTTAAPAPAPAQTAAPAAPAAAPAAPKADNLITIKSPMIGTFYRRPAPDKPILAEVGSEIAPGKVVCIIEAMKLFNEIESEVKGTIVKVLVDDASPVEYDQPLFLVEPA, encoded by the coding sequence ATGGACTTAAAGCAAATCCACGAATTAATCAAAATCATTAACAAAAGTAATATCGGAGAAATCAGCATCGAGGACAAGGATGGTAAAGTAACCATCAAGCAGAAGGAAGAACCTACTGTTACCGTGGCTGCTGCTCCAAGTCATCAAGTCTACACCACTGCTGCTCCAGCACCGGCTCCTGCTCAAACTGCCGCACCTGCTGCACCAGCCGCAGCTCCTGCTGCTCCTAAGGCAGATAACTTGATTACCATTAAGAGCCCTATGATTGGCACTTTCTACCGTAGACCAGCACCGGATAAACCAATCCTTGCTGAAGTGGGTTCAGAAATTGCTCCAGGTAAAGTCGTTTGTATTATTGAAGCGATGAAACTATTCAATGAAATTGAAAGTGAAGTGAAGGGAACCATCGTGAAAGTACTGGTGGATGATGCAAGTCCAGTAGAGTATGATCAGCCATTGTTCCTAGTTGAACCGGCTTAA
- the efp gene encoding elongation factor P, giving the protein MATTSDISRGMILKLDGNLYSVVEFGENKTARAAAKVWAKLKGVDNKRSIEKTWNSGETIFPVRVEKKAFQFLYKDETGYNLMNNETFEQIALSEEMIDAPQFLMDGSEVFVFINTETEQPIGAELPEKIVVRITYCEPGLKGDTATRALKAATIETGATVMVPLFVDQDELIRINTKSGDYVERVKE; this is encoded by the coding sequence ATGGCAACAACTTCCGACATCAGTCGTGGCATGATTTTAAAATTGGATGGTAACCTATACTCTGTTGTAGAATTTGGCGAAAACAAGACTGCCAGAGCAGCAGCCAAGGTTTGGGCTAAGTTGAAAGGAGTAGACAATAAGCGTTCTATTGAAAAAACCTGGAACAGTGGTGAAACCATTTTTCCTGTAAGAGTAGAAAAGAAGGCTTTTCAGTTTCTTTACAAAGATGAAACTGGCTATAATCTAATGAACAATGAAACTTTTGAGCAAATTGCATTGTCAGAAGAAATGATTGATGCTCCCCAGTTTTTAATGGATGGATCAGAAGTTTTCGTTTTCATAAATACAGAAACTGAACAACCAATTGGTGCTGAATTACCGGAAAAAATCGTTGTAAGAATTACTTACTGCGAACCAGGTTTAAAAGGCGATACTGCTACCAGAGCGCTAAAAGCTGCAACCATTGAAACCGGAGCCACCGTTATGGTGCCTTTGTTTGTTGATCAGGATGAATTAATCCGCATCAACACTAAATCTGGAGATTATGTGGAGCGCGTGAAAGAATAA
- a CDS encoding PadR family transcriptional regulator: MKKSSLYKGCLEPILLRLLKDNGRMYGYQMTQLVKEITKGELTITEGALYPLLHKMEEQGIVETETEMNGNRMRKYYSLTKAGKKQTAVAMDEMKAFMQSLEFIVNPKTAIG, encoded by the coding sequence ATGAAAAAATCATCGCTATACAAAGGTTGCTTAGAACCTATTTTATTGCGCTTATTAAAAGACAATGGCAGAATGTATGGATACCAGATGACACAATTGGTAAAAGAAATTACCAAAGGCGAATTAACGATAACGGAGGGCGCACTATATCCCTTGCTGCACAAAATGGAAGAACAGGGAATTGTGGAAACTGAAACGGAGATGAACGGCAACCGAATGCGCAAATACTACAGCTTAACCAAAGCCGGTAAAAAGCAAACCGCCGTTGCGATGGACGAAATGAAAGCATTTATGCAGAGTTTGGAATTCATTGTTAATCCTAAAACAGCCATAGGATGA